A portion of the Plasmodium relictum strain SGS1 genome assembly, chromosome: 11 genome contains these proteins:
- a CDS encoding RNA-binding protein mei2 homologue, putative, whose product MNIQVKDFNLSEERIKKIIKSKRTVHVKNTYISPYVLYNKSNSNNQLKFNKIFTNKNSIFINNSYDYTKENCYEQKILRNKLFNYLHTKSLQNRDGECELNTFTTMIQMNSDEGSDKDNETIINENNDLAYNLKKIDILNDKNDNKRTKITSKSNESNDCNKIYNTDNINKKNNNTHEDIEACFTFSNNTYLGDVTLRNNTRCNKKKVDFNDNYNFSKSSPDDIIYKCEDSIPLGTILNIHNLDNSSHLTTVMLRNIPNKYTQNMLMDVMNEHFKGLYDFFYLPIDFRNKCNVGYAFINFIHPHYAELFIKFFNNYKLNAFKSNKVCSVTWGRVQGLKANIEHYRNSAIMTIPIPQYKPILFQNGIAVSWPESDRPLPAIKLRSQKY is encoded by the coding sequence atgaatattcaAGTAAAAGACTTTAATTTAAGTGaagaaagaattaaaaaaataataaaaagtaaaagaaCTGTTCATGTAAAAAACACATATATATCACCTTATGTTCTTTACAACAAAAGTAATAGTAACAATCagttaaaatttaataaaatatttactaacaaaaatagtatttttataaataatagttACGATTATACTAAAGAAAATTGCTatgaacaaaaaattttaagaaataaattatttaattatttacatACTAAGTCTCTTCAAAATAGAGATGGGGAATGTGAGTTAAATACATTTACTACTATGATACAGATGAATTCAGACGAGGGAAGTGATAAAGATAATGAaacaataataaatgaaaataatgatttagcatataatttaaagaaaattgaTATtcttaatgataaaaatgataataaaagaacaaaaattACTTCTAAATCAAATGAATCTAATGACTGcaacaaaatttataatactgataatatcaataaaaaaaataacaacaCACATGAAGATATTGAAGCATGTTTCACTTTTTCAAACAATACTTATCTTGGAGATGTAACGTTACGAAATAATACGAGGTGCAATAAGAAAAAAGTTGattttaatgataattataattttagcAAAAGCTCTCCAGATGACATAATATACAAATGTGAAGATTCTATACCTCTTGGTActatattaaatattcacAATTTAGATAATAGTAGTCATCTTACCACTGTTATGCTTAGAAATATACCTAATAAGTATACTCAAAATATGCTAATGGATGTTATGAATGAACATTTTAAAGGattatatgattttttttatttaccaATTGATTTTCGTAACAAATGTAATGTTGGATAtgcatttattaattttattcatCCACATTATGCTGAACTATTCataaaattctttaataatTACAAGCTAAATGCTTTTAAGAGTAATAAAGTATGCTCAGTTACATGGGGTAGAGTACAAGGTTTGAAAGCAAATATAGAACATTACAGGAATTCAGCAATTATGACTATACCAATACCTCAATATAAACCTATACTTTTTCAAAATGGAATAGCTGTTTCATGGCCTGAATCAGATAGACCCTTACCAGCTATTAAATTAAGATCccaaaaatattga
- a CDS encoding EGF-like membrane protein, putative produces MIGLCYLIIKLFLFFYFQNKFHIIYCQNCDGQHNCKNECFILNDDKRICLCDNDEKGIHCKEKWNVCENDCNIKGIKESCSVALCKAGTCNPIETEPYYKCECGDFFKGKNCEIENNPCTLPDTNPCLNGKCIFISKLNRIICECNNGWTQKNIQNSTLLNWGNQKVEVPPPCDEQIKRGLSKYVIYHTPTSYAMWWLIYVISVLVLFLCCCNVCFDFFSNSMFNYFGRLNNKKKD; encoded by the exons ATGATTGGACTTTGTTATttgattataaaattattcctgtttttttattttcaaaataaatttcatattatttactGTCAAAATTGTGATGGACAACATAACTGCAAAAATGAatgttttatattaaatgatGATAAAAGGATATGTTTATGTGATAATGATGAAAAGGGGATACATTGTAAAGAAAAATGGAATGTTTGTGAAAACGATTGTAATATAAAAGGTATTAAAGAATCATGTTCTGTTGCTTTATGTAAAGCAG GAACATGTAATCCAATTGAAACAGAACCATATTATAAATGTGAATGTGGagatttttttaaaggaaaaaattgcgaaattgaaaataatccTTGTACACTCCCTGACACTAATCCATGTTTAAATGGTAAAtgcatttttatttctaaacTTAATAGAATTATCTGTGAATGTAACAATGGATGgacacaaaaaaatatacaaaattcAACATTGTTAAATTGGGGAAATCAAAAGGTGGAAGTTCCTCCACCATGTGATG agCAAATAAAAAGAGGATTATCaaaatatgttatttatCATACGCCAA CTTCCTACGCCATGTGGTGGCTGATATATGTAATAAGTGTGCTTGTCTTATTCTTATGCTGTTGTAATGTAtgttttgattttttttcaaattcaaTGTTTAATTATTTTGGAAGActtaacaataaaaaaaaagattaa
- the FNR gene encoding ferredoxin--NADP reductase, putative — MKIKFVIILLFLIHGIISDNKHAHKYKIKNKIANNRILFLERAFKKKKNFRCWNNKECNNYINLYTMKNPLKCKVVDKIKLVRENSLNDVYNIEICHHGKFKYLEGQSCGIIPYYCKIDSVVNGNKNDDKKIKKHARLYSISSSNSDNLSVAIRIHKYEDNENGVIKLKYGYCSGFINNIKKNDDIYLTGSHGYFILPNDVVEKNKNLILIATGTGISPYISFLKKILGYDKNNMKKKSNYNGLIHLYYGVYNEDSILYINELEYFKKIYANNLHIHYIFSSLKKMDGTSFYVQDEIFNKKKEFLELFNENKSELYICGHKSIRKKIIDIIKADGTFNEEKKKRIHVEVY; from the coding sequence atgaaaattaaatttgtaataatattattatttctaataCATGGAATAATTTCAGATAACAAGCATGctcataaatataaaataaaaaataaaatagcaAACAACAGgatattatttttagaaagagcatttaaaaaaaagaaaaattttagatGCTGGAATAATAAAGAATGCAATAATTATATCAATTTATATACTATGAAAAATCCTTTAAAATGTAAAGTAGTcgataaaataaagttagTGAGAGAAAATTCTCTAAATGACGTTTATAACATTGAAATATGCCATCATGGAAAATTCAAGTATTTAGAAGGACAGTCATGTGGGATTATACCATATTATTGCAAAATTGATAGTGTGGTAAATggtaataaaaatgatgataagaaaataaaaaaacatgcAAGATTATATTCCATATCATCAAGTAATTCTGACAATTTGTCTGTTGCTATAAGGATTCATAAATACGAAGATAATGAAAACGGAgtgataaaattaaaatatggtTATTGTTCTGGTTTTATAaacaatattaaaaaaaatgatgatatatatttaacaGGATCTCAtggatattttattttaccaAATGATGttgttgaaaaaaataaaaatttaattttgatTGCAACAGGGACAGGTATTTCTccttatatttcttttttaaaaaaaatcttaggatacgataaaaataatatgaaaaaaaaatcaaattatAATGGTctaatacatttatattacGGTGTTTATAATGAAGATtccattttatatataaatgagttggaatattttaaaaagatatatgCAAATAATCTAcatattcattatattttttcctctttaaaaaaaatggatgGAACATCTTTTTATGTTCAGGATGAAATattcaacaaaaaaaaagaatttttagaactttttaatgaaaataaaagtgaACTTTATATATGTGGTCATAAATccataagaaaaaaaattatagataTTATAAAAGCTGATGGAACttttaatgaagaaaaaaaaaaaagaatacatGTAGAAGTTTATTAA